The nucleotide sequence GTCCGGCCTTCCTCATCGGCCTCGTGCTCCTGCTCGTCGCCCGCCCGCTCTCGGTGCTGGTCGCGGTCTCCTGGTTCAAGGTGCCCCTGCGTGAGCAGGCCTTCCTGTCCTGGGCCGGCCTGCGCGGCGCGGTCCCGGTCGTGCTGGCCACCGTGCCCGTGGCCCAGGGCGTGGAGAACTCCCGCCAGCTCTTCGACATCGTGTTCTGCCTGGTGCTGATCTTCACCCTGGTCCAGGCCCCCACCCTTCCCTGGGTGGCGAAGCGCCTCGGCCTGTCCGACGACTCGCCCACCGTCGGCCTGGAGGTGGAGTCCGTGCCCCTCGGCGCTCAGGGCGCGGACGTGCTGGAGGCCCACGTCGGACCGGACTCCCGCCTGCACGGCGTGGAGATCTTCGAGCTCCGCCTCCCCCCCGGAGCCAACGTCACGCTCGTTCTGCGTGACGGCGAGGCGATCGTGCCGGATCAGCGCACCGCCCTACGTCACGGTGACGACCTCATCGTCGTCACCCCGGCCGCCGTCCGGTCCGCCACCGAGGACCGCCTCAAGGCCGTCAGCATGGGCGGCAAACTGTCCGGCTGGCGTGGCAAGGACTCCTCTCGGCCGGGCTCGGGCTCTGGCCTGGGTTCGGGCTCTGGTTCGGGCTCTGGTTCGGGCTCTGGTTCTGGTTCTGGGCTGGGTTCTGGCTCCGGGGCTGGCTCGAGCTCTGGGACGGGTTCCGGGTCTCGTGCCGGCTCCGGACCGGGTGCTCGCCCCGGAGGCGGGCTGGGCGCAGGGACACGCTTCGAGTCCGGTGCTGGGGCTCGTTCTGGCTCGGGCGCTGGTTCCGGCTCGGGCTCCGGCTCCAACTCGGGCTCGGGCTCGGGCTCCGGCTCCGGCTCCGGCTCCGCAACTCGTTCCGGGTCCGCTTCAGGAACCCGGTCGGACTCGGGCGCTGGCATCGGCTCTGGCTCTGGCTCTGGCTCTGGCTCGGAGCCTCAGGCCGGCGCCAACGCCTCCGGCCGACCGGACTTCCCACCGGACGCCCCCGGAGTCAGCCAACCCGGGGGCGCGCGAGGACTCGCACGTCGTCTCCGACCTGGCGCACGTCGAGCAGTTCAAGACGCCACACGTCGGCGATCGTCGTGATCCCGGCATCGATCAGCGCGTTCGGCCCGGCGCCGAGCAGCGCCGGGGCCAGGTAGGCGACCACCCGGTCGACAAGGCCCGCCTCGACCATCGCCCCCGCCAACCGGGGCCCACCCTCCAGCAGCACATGCCGTCGTTCCCTGGCGAACAGCTGCCGCATCAGGGCAGCGAGATCCAGCGCGGGATGTTCCGCCGCCGTCACCCCCACCTCGGCAGCGGTGGCGATCCAGGTGGGAGCGTCGCCACCCCGGATGCGCGCGTCCGCAGGCGTTCGCTCATGGGTGTCGGCCACCACTCGAAGAGGCTGTCGCGTGAGCGGGATTCCCTCGGCATCCCGCACGGTGAGCAGTGGATCGTCGGCCAGCACCGTTCCCACCCCCACCAGCATCGTGTCGACCTGCGCCCGCAATCGGTGCACATCGCCTCTGGCCTGAACGCTGGTGATCCACTGACTGGTGCCGTCCTGCGCCGCTACCCGGCCGTCCAGGGTGGCAGCGAACTTCCAGGTCACGAAGGGCCTCTGCCGCCGTACCGCGGTCAGCCACACCTCGTTGCCCTCCCCCGGCTCGAGCCCCTGCTCGGCCTCGACACCGAGCACTCCGACCTCGACATCGACCCCGGCGCGCCTCAGTCGTTCGGCCCCACCGGCCGCGGCATCGGACGGATCCGGGACGGCGATCACCACTCTTCGCACGCCAGCCTCGATCAGCGCCTCCGAGCAGGGACCGGTCCGGCCTATGTGGTTGCAGGGCTCCAGCGTGACGACCGCTGTGGTCCCCCGCGCCCGATCACCCGCTACCCGCAGAGCGGCCACCTCGGCATGCGGACCGCCCGCCTGCTCGTGCCACCCTTCGGCGACAACACCGCCGTCCGGATCGAGCAGCACGCACCCGACCACGGGGTTGGGCAGGACCGTCGCCAGCCCTCGGGCAGCCAGCCCGATCGCTCGCCGCATCGCCCGGATCTCGGCGTCGCTAGCCATTCGCAGTCCTGTCTCCTCGGTATCAGCTTTCCCCCGTCGTTCCCCGTTCGAATCTGGCCCCCTGTTCAGCCGTTTCGCAGGCCGGCGGTGGAGGGAATGACCGGCTCCTCCGGCCTGTTCCACAGCCGCCAGAGTGATTCTCGCCTGGTCATCCGTCGGAGCGACACCCGCGGGTGCATTATGCTGTTGGCACTCAACGGCAGAGAGTGCCAGCCCGGCTATCAGGAGGACGACGTGCCCACGTACGTCTATGCGTGCACCGAGTGCGATCACGGCTTCGAGGCGCAGCAGGCGTTCAGCGACGACGCTCTGACCGTTTGCCCGCAGTGCGGCGGCAAGCTCCGCAAGGTGTTCAACTCGGTTGGCATCGTGTTCAAGGGCTCCGGCTTCTACCGCAACGACTCGCGCGGCTCGACCAGCAGCACCTCGTCGGCATCCACCTCGGACTCGTCCTCCAGCAGCTCCTCGTCTTCCGAGACGAAGTCGTCGAGCTCCTCCAGCGACTCGAAGTCCAGCTCGTCCGGCAGCACCTCGTCGACCTCGAGTTCCACCTCCAGCGGTAGCGCCGCCTGACCTGCCCCACCCCCACCCCATGACCCAGCGGGTCATGGGGTGCCCGGCGTTTGCCCCTGCCCAAAACGCGACTCCATCGCAGACCAGATCGACACCGACCCCACCACACCGCCGGGCCGAAGAAGAGATCGCCCCATCCTCATGCCACGCGAATCCAGTCACCCGAACCACCCCCGTCAACCCGTCGCCGGTCACAGCCACACCCCATAGACACCGACGGGCCCGCCGCAGGTTGTGTTCCTCCTCGGGAAATTTTCCGTAACCGCCACGCAGCAGCACCGTTTGGCATTTTCTGGGAAGTCACCTAGAGTTGCTTTATTCGAACATATGTTCGAACGCGTCGCCTGGGTGAGCTCGGGCGACGCAGGGGTCAGTGCACGGGGGTGCGGTGCCTTGAGAACGGTCTTGCTGTCGGCCTGGCCCGAGGTCGACCTTCACACTGCGTCGGCAGGCGAACTGCTCTCCGCCGTACAAGACATGCCCGCTGATCAAGCGTCCGAAAACCGCTGCCTCGGAGTGGTAGTCGCGTCCGAGAAGCTCATTCGGCAACTCAACGCGCTCCAGGCCCGGCACCTCAATCAGGCGGCGAGGCTCGCGGCCCAGGCACAATCCGTACCAGCCGACGCGACCTGCGACCCGATTGACGGCATCGCCTCAGTCGCGTCGGAACTCTCGCTGGCCCTTGGCTGGGCCCGCAAGACCGCAACCGACCGCGTGGGCAACTCGGTGCTGTTGTCCCAGGAGCTGCCCGACATCCTCGCGCTGGTCGAAGAAGGAGAGCTGGACTTTCAGGCCGCCGTGTCGGTACACACTCAGATGCGCAACTGCCTGGAACCCGGAACAGCGCTGTGGAGGCGGGTACAGGCCGCGCTGGTGAAGCTATTGCCAGGCAAATCCGTGCAGCGCGCGATCGCCGCCACGCAACGTGAGTTGCAGAAGGTTGACCCACAGGCAGCCCAGAAGCGCCATGAGGAATCCGTGAAAAGCCGCTACGTGCGGGCTTTCCCTCTGACCGACGGGATGGGCGGCCTGGACATCCGGCTGCGGGCCGACGCGGTGGCGCTCATTGATGCCCAACTCGACGCCCTGGCCGACGGCTGCCGCGACGCAGCTCGCCGTGCCGGAACACCTGACCGGCGTACTCATCAGCAACGTCGCACCGACGCGCTCGTCGGAGTGTTCCGCGCCATCCACGACCAGACTCCCCTCCCGCTGCTGCGACATTCCGCAGGAGATACCGGATCACACGACAAGGACACCTTCGGAGGGCGCTTCACCTCTCCTTCGCACTTCTCTCCAAAGCCTTCTTCCTCTGCGTCCCATCCTCGCTCCACAAGAACAGATCCCGTGCGAAAAGGCGTGCTGGGGTGGTGGCTACCACCCAAGCCGCCCACACAGCAGGGCCGTAGACCTCACCTCGTCGTGACCATCTCGGCGCAGACTCTGCTCGGCCTCGACAATCTTCCCGGCGAACTGCAAAGTTTCGGATCCGTCCCGGCAGACCTGGCTCGCGAGATCGCCCGACAGGCAGGGCGGATCACGGTTATACCGCTCCGCCGATCGACGGCGGCCGGCAAGATGATGAGCCAGGTCTCCCGCCCTGCGGTTCATGGCCCAGGCGATCAGGCCAACTGCACCGAATCCTCGCTGCGGTACAAGCCACGCCAGAGTGTAATCGACAAGGTGGTGGCCCGGTTCCAGCACTGCTCGCACCCGGGATGCAGCCAGAAAGCCACGCGCTGCGACATCGATCATGCGATTCCCTTTGCCAAGGGCGGGTTTTCCTGCCCTTGCAATTTGGTTCCCCTGTGCCGGTTCCACCATCGCCTCAAGACACACGGTGGCTGGCGGCTCCGCCTCACCGGACCAGGCGAGCCCCACCCTGAAGGTACGATCGAATGGCGCAGCCGCTTGGGCCAGCGACACTTTGAACCTCCACCGCCGCTTCCCGGTGCTTCTGACGATTCATCCCCCGACGATGACGCTGATCCCTTCGCACGAGAGCAGCTTCGGCATGCGGGTTGGGAGTCCGAGCTCCGGAGGATCACGTCCAGGCGTTTGCCCGTCGTCGAACCGCCCCCTCCCCTGGGCGACCCACCGTTCTGACCGGGCATGCCGCTCTCCACAGCCCGCACAACCGGCCACTTATCCACATGGCTTATTCATCAGCCCTTTTCGCCTCATCGGCGATCTACGGTGGTGGACATGTCAGCGATCGAGAAGGACGTGATCCCCTTGCACGCGACCTGGATTTCTTGTGGACGACGCCAGCACCGGCCACCCACAGCGCAGCGGCCCAACCCCGGCGCCGCACCCGGGCTGGGCGTCTGCCGATGAGCGTCGGATGGGTTCCGGAGCGATCAAAGATCCCTGCCCCCGACGAGACTCCCGCCGGAGCTCGGAGCAGCACTTTTCCTTCCCGAGGCAGAGGAAGGCGGAGGGCGACAGCCGTTCCTGACTCCTTCCTCGGGGCCGAAACCGATATGGCTGACCAGGCAAGCGGTCCCGGGCAGCGCAGTAGCCATGATTTCTCCGACGTCTACGTTGCCCTCGCTGATCCTGATTACCCCGGCGGTGCAGCGCAGGCCAGCCACAATGCAGGCCGCAGCGTCTACGAAGACCGCACCGTCCGGCCGGACCGCACTGTCCAGCCGGACCGCACCATCCAGCCAGGCCACACCGTGCACGCGAACCGAACCGCCCCAGCCGATCCCCCTCTCCCAGCTGACCTCAGCACACGCGCGTTCCCCCTGCCCGACTCGACGAGCCTGTTTCCGAAAGCCGCCGACCCAGCGTCCGCGCACCGGGCGCCGGGAGCCGAGTTCTCGTCATCCGTCAGCCCCGGCCCAAGACCCAGTCCCGCCCCCGGCCCGCGCCCCGGCCCACTGGGAATGCCAGCCGTACCCCGCCCCTCAGACAGCCGGCGCCAGACGTCGGCTCTGCTGCACCGGTGGGAACGGTCAAAGACTTTCAAGCGGTACCGAGCCCTGCGCCATCCACCGAGACTGGGGACGGGGAGGGTCCGCACCGGACGGCTTCTGCTGGCCCGTTACCGCCGAGGCCTGGCCGTCGTGCTGTTGCTGGCGATGGTGTGGGTCACGGTGCGGGCCGCGAGTCCGTCGGCGGTGGAGACGACGCCCGTGATCGTCGCCGCGCGGGATCTGGCGGCGGGGCATCGGATCGCCCCCGGCGATGTGCAGGCGACGGCATGGCCGGCGGCCATCGTGCCTCCCGCTGCGATGACGGTCGCGACCGACGCCGTCGTCGGTGGCAGCCTGGCCGGGCCCCTGCATCGGGGAGAACTCCTGACTGATGCGCGAGTGCTCGGGCCCGGGCTGTTACGGGGGCTGCCGACGGGCACCGTGGCCGTGCCGGTCAGAGTGAGCGATCCGGCAGGGGCCTCGCTGGTCCGGGGCGGGGATCACGTCGACGTTCTCGTCAGCACCGCCAACAGCTGGTCGGCGAAGGACGGGGACGTGGGGTCGGGTTCCGGTGCCACGTCGTCGGAGCGGGCGGTGCGAAACGCTCTGGTGCTCAGCGTGTCCGGCGTTGCCACCGGGTCAGGGGCAGCGGGGTCAGGCGCAGCTGGGACCGGGGCGGCGGCGGGTTCCGGGATCGCCGGCATGGCGGGGGGCTGGGGTGGGAGCGGGACGAACACGGACGACGACGAGTCCGTGCAGGCGTTGAGCGGGGTGCTGGTGCTCGCCGTTCACAGTTCGGAGGCGGATCGGCTGGCGGCAGCGACAGTCGGGGCCAGCGTGTCGGTGGCGGTACTCCCGTGACGAGGACACAACTGAAGGAGGCAGCGACACCGACGAAGCTGCCCCGGCGACGTCCGCCGGAGGGCGACAGGACCAGGGGCGCATTAGCCTCGCCTCTGATCCCCCCATCCCCCGGAGGCAGAGCACACCATGATCAAGGGCTTCAAAGACTTCATCATGCGAGGAAACGTCGTCGAGCTGGCCATCGCGGTGGTCATCGGTGCGGCGTTCACAACCGTGGTGACGTCGGTCACCGACGGAGTGATCAAACCGCTCATCGCCGCGATCGGATCCCCCGAGGCCGGCGGCATGAACTTCGAGATCAGGCCCTCGGTCGCGGACAAGGCGACCCTGGTCGATCTCAACGGGCTGGTGACCTCGCTCCTGAACTTCCTGATCGTCGCGGCCGTCGTCTACTTCCTGATCGTCGCGCCGATGAACGCGCTGATGGAACGTCGTCGTCGGGGCGAGGAGCCGGAGCCGGCCACGCCGTCCGAAGACATTCTGCTGTTGCAGGAGATCCGCGATCTGCTGCGCGACCGTCCTCTGGAGCAGGGTCCGCAACGCTGATCCGGAGCCACTGCGGTGCTGGCTTGCCGGCCTCTG is from Kineosporia corallincola and encodes:
- a CDS encoding potassium/proton antiporter, with amino-acid sequence MTIEQLNLALLAGPAVLLVAVAAVRLSVGTGFPSLLLYLALGLIIGEGGFGLEFEDAELTSVLGYAALVLILAEGGLTTRWATIKPSVAPAALLATAGTCVSVAVAGTGAHYVLSLEWPLALLLGAAISSTDAAAVFSVLRRVPLPPRLVGMLEAESGFNDAPVVIIVIALTEVAHGGESHGIGHLLYEAVFELVVGTGMGLGIGFLGAMALRRVALPSSGLYPIAVFGFAIGSYGAAATIHASGFIAVYLCSLVLGNSRLPHGVAVRGFAEGLGWIAQIGLFVLLGLLASPERLPAQVGPAFLIGLVLLLVARPLSVLVAVSWFKVPLREQAFLSWAGLRGAVPVVLATVPVAQGVENSRQLFDIVFCLVLIFTLVQAPTLPWVAKRLGLSDDSPTVGLEVESVPLGAQGADVLEAHVGPDSRLHGVEIFELRLPPGANVTLVLRDGEAIVPDQRTALRHGDDLIVVTPAAVRSATEDRLKAVSMGGKLSGWRGKDSSRPGSGSGLGSGSGSGSGSGSGSGSGLGSGSGAGSSSGTGSGSRAGSGPGARPGGGLGAGTRFESGAGARSGSGAGSGSGSGSNSGSGSGSGSGSGSATRSGSASGTRSDSGAGIGSGSGSGSGSEPQAGANASGRPDFPPDAPGVSQPGGARGLARRLRPGARRAVQDATRRRSS
- the ribD gene encoding bifunctional diaminohydroxyphosphoribosylaminopyrimidine deaminase/5-amino-6-(5-phosphoribosylamino)uracil reductase RibD yields the protein MASDAEIRAMRRAIGLAARGLATVLPNPVVGCVLLDPDGGVVAEGWHEQAGGPHAEVAALRVAGDRARGTTAVVTLEPCNHIGRTGPCSEALIEAGVRRVVIAVPDPSDAAAGGAERLRRAGVDVEVGVLGVEAEQGLEPGEGNEVWLTAVRRQRPFVTWKFAATLDGRVAAQDGTSQWITSVQARGDVHRLRAQVDTMLVGVGTVLADDPLLTVRDAEGIPLTRQPLRVVADTHERTPADARIRGGDAPTWIATAAEVGVTAAEHPALDLAALMRQLFARERRHVLLEGGPRLAGAMVEAGLVDRVVAYLAPALLGAGPNALIDAGITTIADVWRLELLDVRQVGDDVRVLARPRVG
- a CDS encoding FmdB family zinc ribbon protein; translation: MPTYVYACTECDHGFEAQQAFSDDALTVCPQCGGKLRKVFNSVGIVFKGSGFYRNDSRGSTSSTSSASTSDSSSSSSSSSETKSSSSSSDSKSSSSGSTSSTSSSTSSGSAA
- a CDS encoding HNH endonuclease signature motif containing protein, with product MFERVAWVSSGDAGVSARGCGALRTVLLSAWPEVDLHTASAGELLSAVQDMPADQASENRCLGVVVASEKLIRQLNALQARHLNQAARLAAQAQSVPADATCDPIDGIASVASELSLALGWARKTATDRVGNSVLLSQELPDILALVEEGELDFQAAVSVHTQMRNCLEPGTALWRRVQAALVKLLPGKSVQRAIAATQRELQKVDPQAAQKRHEESVKSRYVRAFPLTDGMGGLDIRLRADAVALIDAQLDALADGCRDAARRAGTPDRRTHQQRRTDALVGVFRAIHDQTPLPLLRHSAGDTGSHDKDTFGGRFTSPSHFSPKPSSSASHPRSTRTDPVRKGVLGWWLPPKPPTQQGRRPHLVVTISAQTLLGLDNLPGELQSFGSVPADLAREIARQAGRITVIPLRRSTAAGKMMSQVSRPAVHGPGDQANCTESSLRYKPRQSVIDKVVARFQHCSHPGCSQKATRCDIDHAIPFAKGGFSCPCNLVPLCRFHHRLKTHGGWRLRLTGPGEPHPEGTIEWRSRLGQRHFEPPPPLPGASDDSSPDDDADPFAREQLRHAGWESELRRITSRRLPVVEPPPPLGDPPF
- the cpaB gene encoding Flp pilus assembly protein CpaB — translated: MLLLAMVWVTVRAASPSAVETTPVIVAARDLAAGHRIAPGDVQATAWPAAIVPPAAMTVATDAVVGGSLAGPLHRGELLTDARVLGPGLLRGLPTGTVAVPVRVSDPAGASLVRGGDHVDVLVSTANSWSAKDGDVGSGSGATSSERAVRNALVLSVSGVATGSGAAGSGAAGTGAAAGSGIAGMAGGWGGSGTNTDDDESVQALSGVLVLAVHSSEADRLAAATVGASVSVAVLP
- the mscL gene encoding large conductance mechanosensitive channel protein MscL; the encoded protein is MIKGFKDFIMRGNVVELAIAVVIGAAFTTVVTSVTDGVIKPLIAAIGSPEAGGMNFEIRPSVADKATLVDLNGLVTSLLNFLIVAAVVYFLIVAPMNALMERRRRGEEPEPATPSEDILLLQEIRDLLRDRPLEQGPQR